GATGAACTCCGCATACAAATCCTCACAGGCTGCATCAGCGGCCTCATCACCCGAGCGCATGTTCAGAATGCCCACATGGAACGGCGTCACGCCTTCAGGCCAGATAATGCCCTTGTCATCGTGCGAGGCTTCAATGATCGCGCCCACCAGACGCGACACACCGATCCCGTGGGATCCCATGTGCACATTCACCTTTTCGCCGCCGGGGATGTCCACGGCCGCATTCAGCGCGTCAGAATACTTGGTGCCAAAATAGAAGATCTGGCCGACTTCAATACCGCGTGCGGTCTTGCGGCGCTCCTCTGGGACCTCGTTGAACAACGCGGCGTCATGGGTTTCGTCGGTGCGGGCATAGCGGGTCGTAAATTCCTCCATGATCGCAGCACAGGCAGCCTTATCATCAAAATCAATTTCGCGGTCACCAAAGGTCAGATCGGTAACAGCGCTGTCATAAAAGACTTCACTCTCGCCGGTTTCGGCCAGCACAAGGAATTCATGGGTATCATCACCGCCGATAGGTCCTGAATCCGCGCGCATCGGGATGGCTTTCAACCCCATGCGCTCGTAGGTACGCAGATAGGTGACCAGATGGCGGTTATAGGCGTGTAGCGCGTCTTCCTTTGTCAAATCAAAGTTATAACCGTCTTTCATATAGAATTCGCGACCACGCATGACGCCGAAACGGGGGCGAACCTCGTCACGGAACTTCCACTGGATCTGGTACAGCGTCAGCGGCAGGTCTTTGTAGGATGTGACATGGGCGCGAAAGATATCCGTGACCAGTTCTTCAGCGGTGGGGGTGAACAGCATCTCGCGGCCGCCGCGATCCTTGATGCGCAGCATTTCTTCACCGTAGGCATCATAGCGTCCGCTTTCCTTCCACAGATCAGCAGATTGAATCGTGGGCATCAGCATGGCGTGATGACCGGCCTTCGCCTGCTCCTCGTGCACGATATTCTCGATCTTCTTCAAGACCTTGAAACCCAGCGGCAACCACGAATAGATCCCCGCGCTCGCTTGCTTGATCATGCCGGCCTGCAACATGTAGCGGTGGCTGACGATCTGCGCCTCGCGAGGCGTTTCTTTCAGAACGGGCAGGAAATAGCGGGAAAGGCGCATCACAAAAGACCTGTGGTTGTTGTCGCGATGAGTCCTAGGGGAAAGGGGATGCCATCACAAGCGCGGTCAGTGGATTGGCGGCGCGGCAGACGTTGCGGCAAATCAAGACCTCTACCACCCACCACGGCTTGGAGCGCCGCCGGAAACGTTAACAATAAGTTACTGAAATATATACATAAATGTTTCGCATGCGAAACAAATGCGACCTGCCGCTTGCATCCACTGCGACACTCCCGCACATATCAGTAAAGCAAATACGGGTGAGGCATGGGACTTTCCGTTCAACAACAGGCAAAATACTGGGGCGTCGCGATTGCGGTATTCGTACTGGCGCTTTGGTTTCTCGGGGATGTGATTCTGC
The sequence above is drawn from the Cognatiyoonia koreensis genome and encodes:
- the proS gene encoding proline--tRNA ligase — protein: MRLSRYFLPVLKETPREAQIVSHRYMLQAGMIKQASAGIYSWLPLGFKVLKKIENIVHEEQAKAGHHAMLMPTIQSADLWKESGRYDAYGEEMLRIKDRGGREMLFTPTAEELVTDIFRAHVTSYKDLPLTLYQIQWKFRDEVRPRFGVMRGREFYMKDGYNFDLTKEDALHAYNRHLVTYLRTYERMGLKAIPMRADSGPIGGDDTHEFLVLAETGESEVFYDSAVTDLTFGDREIDFDDKAACAAIMEEFTTRYARTDETHDAALFNEVPEERRKTARGIEVGQIFYFGTKYSDALNAAVDIPGGEKVNVHMGSHGIGVSRLVGAIIEASHDDKGIIWPEGVTPFHVGILNMRSGDEAADAACEDLYAEFIAAGLDPLYDDRDERAGAKFGTMDMIGLPWRITVGPRGLKNGVVELTSRRTGESEELAPADAVAKVVEIYNEHI